AAAACTTCCTTCTTTTTATGCTTCAAAAATGAATATTTCTTTAAAACATCTCAATAGAATTTGCAAAGAAACTTTAAATTTAACAAGCACAGAAATGATTACTAATCGTGTGATTTTAGAAGCCAAAAGACTTTTGATAAATCCTTCCTACTCTATAAATCAAGTGGCGGATCAATTAGGGTTTGAAAATTACTCCTATTTTTCACGATTATTCAAAAAACAAACAGAAATGACTCCAAATGAGTTTAGGAATTTTATAAATAACAAAAACCTCGCTCAGAAATAAACGAGGTTTTTATATCGATAGTGCTTTAAATTATTTCTTCAACGGAATATTAGCCAAAATCTCAACTAAAAATTTCCAAAATTTTTGAGAAGATTTAATTGAAGCTCTTTCATCTGGAGAATGCGCACCGTGAATGGTTGGTCCAAACGAAATCATGTCCATACCGGGATAATTAGTTCCTAAAATTCCACATTCCAATCCAGCATGACATGCCACAACTTTTGGTTTTTCTCCATGATTTTGTTTTTCATAAATATTCACTAAAACATCCAATATTTCAGAGTTTACATTTGGTGTCCAACCTGGATAACTTCCAGCAAAAGTAACTTCACAACCAAACAATTCATAAGCAGAACGCAAACTATTAGCCAAATCCATTTTAGAACTTTCTACCGAAGAACGAGTCAAATTTTGAATCGAAATTTCGCCATCTTTCACCACTACTCTAGCAATGTTGTTTGAAGTTTCAACTAAATCTTCCATATCTGGTGACATTCTGTAAACGCCGTTGTGAGCAGCATAAATTGAACGCAACAAACCTTCTTGAACACCTAAATCCATCACTTTATTTGGCAAATCTCTTTTCACGATTTCAATAGTTAATTTAGGTTCCATGGTTTTGTATTCCGTTTTGATATCATTGATGATTTCTTGCATATCAAAAACAAAAGCTTCATCATACATACCAGCAACAATCACTTTTGCAACACTTTCTCTAGGAATAGCATTACGCAAACTTCCACCATTTATTTCCGCAATTTGAAGTCCAAAATTCTCAAATCCGTCAAATAACAAACGGTTCATAATTTTATTAGCGTTACCCAAACCTTTGTGAATATCCATACCGGAATGACCGCCATTTAAACCTTTTACAGTAATGGTATAGCCAACTGAACCTTCAGGTGTTTCTTCTTCATTATAATTACGATTTGCCGTTACA
The window above is part of the Flavobacterium sp. PMTSA4 genome. Proteins encoded here:
- a CDS encoding aminoacyl-histidine dipeptidase, producing MSQEIRNLEPKALWNKFADLNEVPRPSKKEERVIEFMKNFGKSLGLETFEDEIRNVIIRKPATPGMENRKTIVMQGHLDMVHQKNNDTDFDFLTQGIQMYVDGDWVRAKGTTLGADNGLGVAAIMAILESKDIPHPAIDALFTIDEETGMTGALNLKGGILQGEILLNLDTEEDDEIDIGCAGGIDVTANRNYNEEETPEGSVGYTITVKGLNGGHSGMDIHKGLGNANKIMNRLLFDGFENFGLQIAEINGGSLRNAIPRESVAKVIVAGMYDEAFVFDMQEIINDIKTEYKTMEPKLTIEIVKRDLPNKVMDLGVQEGLLRSIYAAHNGVYRMSPDMEDLVETSNNIARVVVKDGEISIQNLTRSSVESSKMDLANSLRSAYELFGCEVTFAGSYPGWTPNVNSEILDVLVNIYEKQNHGEKPKVVACHAGLECGILGTNYPGMDMISFGPTIHGAHSPDERASIKSSQKFWKFLVEILANIPLKK